A window of the Candidatus Poribacteria bacterium genome harbors these coding sequences:
- a CDS encoding RNA-guided endonuclease TnpB family protein yields MRKSYKYKIQSQSNTLKIGNILDDMWQIHMHIMLLARRYYRIYGKNLSAYRLKAHVSKLKKRTKAHWKALPSQVVQDVVLRYGKSQDAFFQNIKDRKAGLTTRKVGRPKIKPRHKYTSMTFTQAGYTLEDNRIKINCIDTWFSFHKHREIKGLIKTITIKRDKCGDYWICFSCENVEDSEPKPKTGKSAGFDYGNKTFLTSDEGHKIESPQFFKQSLKTLRSLNKAVSRKVKGSGNWFRACRTLARQHRKVARQREDWQWKLATQLCTEFDTLCFETLNLDGMKRLCGRKVSDHAFSEFLQILEQKCAKHDKTFVKISQWIATTKRCSDCGYHNKELSLSDRQWTCPECGSHHDRDVNAAINIKPAGLAA; encoded by the coding sequence ATGAGAAAATCATACAAATACAAAATTCAATCTCAATCTAATACACTCAAGATTGGTAATATACTTGACGATATGTGGCAGATACACATGCATATCATGCTATTGGCTCGTAGATATTACCGCATTTACGGTAAAAACCTGTCTGCCTATCGCCTAAAAGCACACGTTTCAAAACTCAAAAAGCGGACAAAAGCGCATTGGAAAGCCCTACCGAGTCAAGTTGTGCAAGACGTAGTGTTGCGGTATGGCAAATCACAAGACGCATTTTTTCAGAATATCAAAGACCGCAAAGCAGGATTGACAACACGCAAAGTCGGTAGACCGAAAATAAAACCGCGTCATAAGTATACCTCTATGACGTTCACACAAGCGGGCTACACACTTGAAGATAATCGTATCAAAATCAACTGTATAGATACATGGTTTTCCTTTCACAAACACCGCGAAATCAAAGGTCTAATCAAAACAATCACAATCAAACGCGATAAGTGCGGTGATTATTGGATATGCTTTTCGTGTGAGAATGTTGAGGATTCGGAACCAAAACCCAAGACGGGTAAGAGCGCAGGGTTTGATTACGGAAACAAAACATTCCTAACAAGCGACGAGGGACACAAGATAGAATCTCCACAGTTTTTCAAACAATCACTGAAAACGTTGCGATCTCTCAATAAAGCCGTAAGCCGTAAAGTCAAAGGTTCTGGTAACTGGTTTCGTGCGTGTCGTACTTTGGCAAGACAACACAGAAAGGTTGCCAGACAAAGAGAAGATTGGCAATGGAAACTTGCTACCCAACTTTGCACAGAGTTTGATACGCTATGTTTTGAGACGCTGAACCTTGATGGCATGAAACGGCTTTGCGGACGCAAAGTTTCTGACCACGCCTTCTCCGAGTTTCTGCAGATATTAGAACAGAAGTGTGCAAAACATGATAAAACCTTTGTGAAAATCAGTCAATGGATTGCGACAACAAAACGCTGCAGTGATTGTGGCTACCATAACAAAGAACTTTCTCTTTCAGATAGACAGTGGACATGTCCCGAATGTGGTTCACACCACGATAGAGACGTAAACGCTGCTATCAATATCAAACCGGCAGGCTTGGCTGCCTAA
- a CDS encoding prephenate dehydrogenase/arogenate dehydrogenase family protein yields MGHIQQLRRITIWGVGLIGGSLGLALKKNGFQGQRVGLGRNIGRLEKALQHDAVDTVTTEVTEGIRGSDLVVLCTPVELVPVLVKRIVAFVDTQQHRPVLTDVGSTKSMLVKTVEAQLSERGSAAVSFVGGHPMAGSHETGVDAALSTLFENATCILTPTENTDADSLQVVKDLWEFVGAVPHLLSPEIHDLLIGAASHLPHLIASLLANTVANVETEGPKALDFTATGFRDSTRIAAGSPDLWTGIFTQNSDVLLSLIDDIVGNLTEFKTLLQTDNHAEIERVLLEAQVIVKKRREALGGA; encoded by the coding sequence ATGGGACACATACAACAACTTCGTCGAATTACAATATGGGGTGTCGGTTTAATCGGCGGTTCGCTTGGGCTTGCACTGAAAAAGAACGGATTTCAGGGACAACGCGTCGGGTTGGGACGAAACATTGGCAGACTTGAGAAGGCACTGCAACACGATGCAGTTGATACCGTTACGACGGAGGTAACAGAAGGGATACGCGGAAGCGACCTAGTCGTCCTGTGTACACCTGTTGAACTTGTTCCAGTCTTGGTAAAGCGTATCGTTGCGTTTGTTGATACACAGCAGCACCGTCCGGTGTTGACGGATGTGGGCAGCACGAAATCGATGTTAGTAAAGACGGTTGAAGCCCAGTTGTCGGAACGGGGTTCGGCTGCTGTTTCTTTTGTGGGTGGGCATCCGATGGCAGGCTCACATGAAACCGGTGTGGACGCAGCACTCTCGACACTTTTTGAAAACGCAACGTGTATTCTGACACCCACAGAAAACACCGATGCGGATTCCTTACAAGTGGTTAAGGATCTATGGGAATTTGTCGGTGCGGTGCCACATCTTCTCTCACCCGAAATCCATGATCTACTCATCGGTGCTGCAAGCCATCTCCCACATCTCATTGCGAGCCTACTCGCGAACACTGTTGCGAATGTCGAAACGGAAGGGCCAAAGGCGTTGGACTTTACCGCAACCGGTTTTCGAGATTCCACCCGGATCGCTGCGGGGTCACCGGACTTATGGACCGGTATTTTCACACAAAATAGCGATGTGCTGTTATCACTCATTGATGACATCGTTGGCAACTTAACCGAATTCAAAACCTTGCTTCAAACGGATAACCATGCTGAGATTGAGCGTGTCCTTCTCGAAGCGCAAGTTATCGTTAAAAAGCGGAGGGAAGCATTAGGAGGCGCATGA